A part of Phoenix dactylifera cultivar Barhee BC4 chromosome 2, palm_55x_up_171113_PBpolish2nd_filt_p, whole genome shotgun sequence genomic DNA contains:
- the LOC103712146 gene encoding MLO-like protein 6 produces MLMGFISLLLTVSQGLISKTCVPKSVGNSWHPCRPEDEAATTGTGDDDSEDLHGTTGRRLLQTESSTIFRRILAGGGNDECAAQDKVPFISSKGIHQLHMFIFVLAVSHVLYCIITMALGRLKMRRWKGWELETKTIEYQFSHDPDRFRFARDTSFGRRHLDFWSKSPILIWIVCFFRQFLRSVPKVDYLTLRHGFIMAHLAPQSSTKFNFQKYIKRSLEEDFKVVVGISPTIWFSAVIFLLLNTHDWHSYLWLPFIPLIIILLVGTKLQVIITKMAIRIMERGDVVKGIPVVQPTDDLFWFNRPGLLLHLIHFVLFQNAFQLAFFAWSWSEFGLPSCFHKNIEDIIIRISMGVLIQVLCSYVTLPLYALVTQMGSNMKPTIFSERVATALRKWHDTARKHLKESRRSSSVTPLSTSRPATPTHGLSPVHLLRHYRSEVDSLQASPRRSTIDDEQFDLEGTPSLSHHTISGASFHHMQQGQVDGGREMQVFGDTTEQKQPHDIESNQGASYLSIDFSFDKRRSPSSSHMVKL; encoded by the exons ATGCTGATGGGGTTCATATCCTTGCTCTTGACCGTTAGCCAAGGCCTCATATCCAAAACATGCGTGCCCAAAAGCGTGGGCAATTCATGGCACCCATGTAGACCAGAAGACGAGGCTGCCACCACCGGCACCGGAGATGATGACTCCGAAGATCTTCATGGGACCACCGGCCGGAGACTGCTGCAGACTGAATCATCTACCATTTTCCGACGCATTTTAGCCGGAGGGGGGAACGACGAGTGCGCAGCCCAG GATAAAGTTCCATTCATTTCCTCCAAGGGTATCCACCAGCTCCACATGTTTATCTTCGTCTTGGCCGTCTCCCATGTTCTCTACTGCATAATTACAATGGCTTTAGGCAGACTAAAG ATGAGACGCTGGAAAGGCTGGGAATTGGAAACTAAAACAATTGAATATCAATTTTCACATG ATCCTGACAGGTTTAGATTTGCAAGAGATACATCTTTCGGTCGTCGGCATTTAGACTTCTGGAGCAAATCGCCCATTCTCATTTGGATT GTATGCTTCTTCAGACAGTTTCTGAGATCAGTTCCTAAAGTTGACTACTTGACGCTACGACATGGCTTCATAATG GCTCATTTGGCTCCCCAAAGCTCGACAAAGTTTAACTTTCAGAAATATATTAAGAGATCACTTGAAGAAGATTTCAAAGTTGTTGTTGGGATAAG CCCAACAATATGGTTCTCTGCAGTAATATTTCTGCTACTCAACACTCACG ACTGGCACTCCTATTTGTGGCTACCATTCATCCCTTTGATT ATAATTCTCCTAGTGGGAACAAAACTTCAGGTGATAATAACAAAGATGGCTATACGTATTATGGAGCGTGGAGATGTCGTGAAGGGTATCCCTGTCGTCCAGCCCACAGATGATCTCTTCTGGTTCAACCGTCCTGGCCTTCTACTCCATCTCATACATTTTGTCCTTTTTCAG AATGCATTTCAACTTGCATTTTTTGCTTGGAGCTGG TCCGAATTTGGCCTCCCTTCATGCTTCCACAAGAATATAGAAGACATCATCATCAGAATCTCCATGGG TGTCCTCATACAGGTATTATGTAGCTATGTCACACTACCTCTCTATGCACTGGTAACGCAG ATGGGGTCCAACATGAAGCCTACCATCTTCAGTGAGAGAGTGGCAACTGCCCTAAGGAAATGGCATGATACAGCAAGAAAGCACTTGAAAGAGAGCCGACGGTCTAGCAGTGTGACACCTTTGTCTACAAGTAGGCCAGCAACCCCAACCCATGGCTTATCACCAGTACACCTCTTACGACACTATAGGAGTGAGGTGGACAGCCTCCAAGCTTCCCCGAGGCGATCTACTATAGATGATGAACAGTTTGATCTAGAAGGGACACCATCACTATCCCACCACACAATCAGTGGAGCTTCGTtccaccatatgcaacaaggacAAGTAGATGGAGGAAGAGAGATGCAAGTATTTGGTGATACAACAGAGCAGAAACAGCCGCATGACATTGAGTCCAACCAAGGAGCTAGTTATCTTTCTATTGACTTTTCTTTTGATAAGAGACGATCACCGAGTAGCTCTCACATGGTAAAGCTTTAA
- the LOC103712137 gene encoding tetraspanin-10 isoform X1, with product MSRGTSIFVIRWINFLTMILAIAVICFGIWMSTHHDACRRSLTLPVMGIGALVLLVSLIGFLGAWKNVTILLWAYLVILCLILVAIMAFTVLAFIITNGGSGHAVAGLRYKEYHLQDYSSWFLKRLNNTKNWRHLKSCLVKTEDCNDLPKKYKTLKEYKLAELTAIEAGCCRPPSECGYPAVNASYYDLSYHPVSNNKDCKLYKNAPSVKCYDCDSCKAGVAQYMKIEWRVGAIFNAILFAILSAVFFVGCCARRNAERSHSSKVRGR from the exons ATGAGCAGGGGAACGAGCATATTTGTCATCAGGTGGATCAACTTTCTAACCATG ATATTAGCAATAGCAGTTATATGTTTTGGGATATGGATGAGCACCCATCATGATGCATGCCGAAGGTCCTTAACACTCCCTGTCATGGGTATCGGCGCTTTAGTCCTTCTAGT ATCCTTGATCGGGTTCCTTGGAGCTTGGAAGAATGTCACCATACTGCTGTGGGCG TATCTTGTGATCTTGTGCTTAATTTTGGTGGCAATTATGGCGTTCACTGTGTTAGC GTTTATCATAACAAATGGTGGATCTGGTCATGCTGTAGCTGGACTGAG GTACAAAGAGTATCATCTTCAAGATTATAGTTCTTGGTTCTTAAAACGG CTCAACAATACCAAAAACTGGAGACACTTGAAGAGTTGCCTTGTGAAAACCGAGGATTGcaatgatttgccaaagaaatACAAG ACTTTGAAAGAGTATAAGCTCGCAGAACTTACCGCCATTGAAGCTGGTTGCTGTCGGCCACCATCAGA GTGTGGATACCCAGCAGTAAATGCTTCCTACTATGACTTGAGCTATCATCCTGTGAGCAATAACAAAGACTGCAAGCTTTACAAAAATGCACCTAGTGTGAAGTGTTATGACTGTGATTCTTGCAA GGCTGGAGTTGCACAGTACATGAAAATTGAGTGGAGAGTGGGTGCAATTTTTAATGCCATCCTGTTCGCCATATTG TCAGCTGTATTCTTTGTTGGCTGCTGTGCAAGGAGGAATGCTGAGAGGAGTCATTCTTCCAAAGTCAGAGGCAGATAA
- the LOC103712137 gene encoding tetraspanin-10 isoform X2: MSRGTSIFVIRWINFLTMILAIAVICFGIWMSTHHDACRRSLTLPVMGIGALVLLVSLIGFLGAWKNVTILLWAYLVILCLILVAIMAFTVLAFIITNGGSGHAVAGLRYKEYHLQDYSSWFLKRLNNTKNWRHLKSCLVKTEDCNDLPKKYKTLKEYKLAELTAIEAGCCRPPSECGYPAVNASYYDLSYHPVSNNKDCKLYKNAPSVKCYDCDSCKAGVAQYMKIEWRVGAIFNAILFAILVCSPFSVLFFGYKPFGISVSCILCWLLCKEEC, from the exons ATGAGCAGGGGAACGAGCATATTTGTCATCAGGTGGATCAACTTTCTAACCATG ATATTAGCAATAGCAGTTATATGTTTTGGGATATGGATGAGCACCCATCATGATGCATGCCGAAGGTCCTTAACACTCCCTGTCATGGGTATCGGCGCTTTAGTCCTTCTAGT ATCCTTGATCGGGTTCCTTGGAGCTTGGAAGAATGTCACCATACTGCTGTGGGCG TATCTTGTGATCTTGTGCTTAATTTTGGTGGCAATTATGGCGTTCACTGTGTTAGC GTTTATCATAACAAATGGTGGATCTGGTCATGCTGTAGCTGGACTGAG GTACAAAGAGTATCATCTTCAAGATTATAGTTCTTGGTTCTTAAAACGG CTCAACAATACCAAAAACTGGAGACACTTGAAGAGTTGCCTTGTGAAAACCGAGGATTGcaatgatttgccaaagaaatACAAG ACTTTGAAAGAGTATAAGCTCGCAGAACTTACCGCCATTGAAGCTGGTTGCTGTCGGCCACCATCAGA GTGTGGATACCCAGCAGTAAATGCTTCCTACTATGACTTGAGCTATCATCCTGTGAGCAATAACAAAGACTGCAAGCTTTACAAAAATGCACCTAGTGTGAAGTGTTATGACTGTGATTCTTGCAA GGCTGGAGTTGCACAGTACATGAAAATTGAGTGGAGAGTGGGTGCAATTTTTAATGCCATCCTGTTCGCCATATTGGTATG ctctcctttttctgtccttttttttgggtacaaaccTTTTGGGATTTCAGTCAGCTGTATTCTTTGTTGGCTGCTGTGCAAGGAGGAATGCTGA
- the LOC103712138 gene encoding LIM domain-containing protein WLIM2b-like yields the protein MSFSGTQDKCKACDKTVHFIDLLTADGVPYHKTCFKCSHCKGNLTMCSYSSMDGVLYCKPHFEQLFKETGSFTKKFPTGAKSGDKNELNRTPSKVSYMFSGTQDKCASCNKTAYPLEKITVEGESYHKTCFKCSHGGCTLTPSSYAALDGILYCKHHFAQLFKEKGSYNHLNKAASMKRSAAIEQEQEQALAETAPELEQDQEQS from the exons ATGTCTTTCAGTGGCACCCAAGACAAATGTAAGGCATGCGACAAGACTGTCCATTTCATTGATCTCTTGACGGCGGATGGGGTTCCCTATCACAAGACCTGCTTCAAATGCAGCCACTGCAAAGGAAACCTTACG ATGTGCAGCTACTCTTCCATGGATGGAGTCCTCTACTGCAAACCTCATTTTGAGCAGCTCTTTAAGGAGACAGGCAGCTTCACCAAAAAATTCCCAACAG GTGCAAAATCTGGGGATAAGAATGAACTG AATAGGACTCCAAGCAAGGTGTCCTACATGTTCTCTGGGACCCAAGACAAGTGTGCCAGCTGCAACAAAACAGCATACCCTCTGGAAAAG ATAACTGTGGAGGGAGAGTCATACCACAAGACCTGTTTCAAGTGCTCCCATGGGGGGTGCACCCTTACACCTTCATCCTATGCCGCGCTTGATGGCATCCTCTACTGCAAACACCACTTTGCACAGTTGTTCAAGGAGAAAGGAAGCTACAATCACCTAAACAAGGCTGCTTCGATGAAACGGAGTGCTGCTATTGAGCAAGAGCAAGAGCAAGCACTGGCGGAGACGGCACCTGAGCTCGAACAGGACCAAGAGCAATCATAG